From Geobacter sp., one genomic window encodes:
- a CDS encoding TldD/PmbA family protein, whose product MELHEIVERIESLLKGRALDGWEIMAGASRNLSIEVKDQTVDTFRCSAPVGVSVRVLKGQGLGFSYATSMDEKDLSRMIDNALVGAATQTPDACNGLPLPQEYPALAGLFDPELAAVPEEEKIGRAMALERLTLAADPRVKRVRKSSYGENAYSVAIRNSLGVNGSYRGTSVSSSIAVVAEAEGDSQMGWDFGFSTAFSGVSVDEIAARAAVKATGLLGARKIPTMRCPAVMDSHVAGEILEVLAPSFLAESVQKGKSLLDGKLGQQLFSPLLRIRDDGTLAGGMATAPFDGEGVPCRDNVVVEEGRLLRFLYDSYCGCKDGCASTGNAVRGGAKGLPHMGVTNFFIENGTTPAAQLLAGINRGILLTDVIGMHTANAISGDFSVGAAGFLIENGVVTVPVKGIAISGNIQELFRAVEGVGDDLRFFGTVASPSLLLGALDVSGA is encoded by the coding sequence ATGGAACTGCACGAGATCGTCGAACGGATAGAATCGCTCCTCAAGGGGCGTGCTCTGGATGGCTGGGAGATCATGGCCGGGGCGTCGCGCAACCTCTCCATCGAGGTGAAGGATCAGACAGTGGATACCTTCCGCTGCTCCGCTCCGGTGGGGGTAAGCGTGCGGGTGCTCAAGGGGCAGGGGCTCGGGTTCTCCTACGCGACCAGCATGGACGAAAAGGACCTTTCCCGCATGATCGACAATGCCCTGGTGGGTGCGGCAACCCAGACCCCTGACGCATGCAACGGGCTCCCCCTTCCCCAGGAATACCCCGCATTGGCTGGGCTGTTCGACCCGGAGCTGGCAGCGGTTCCGGAAGAGGAAAAGATCGGCCGGGCCATGGCCCTGGAGCGCCTGACCCTGGCGGCCGACCCGCGCGTGAAGCGGGTCAGGAAGAGCAGCTACGGCGAAAACGCCTACAGCGTGGCGATCAGGAACTCGCTGGGGGTGAACGGAAGCTACCGCGGCACCTCGGTCTCTTCCAGCATCGCCGTGGTGGCCGAGGCCGAGGGAGACTCCCAGATGGGGTGGGACTTCGGGTTCAGCACCGCCTTTTCCGGGGTGAGCGTGGACGAGATCGCCGCCAGAGCCGCAGTGAAGGCCACCGGCCTCCTGGGTGCCCGGAAGATCCCCACCATGCGCTGCCCCGCGGTCATGGACAGCCATGTTGCCGGAGAGATCCTGGAGGTGCTGGCGCCGTCGTTTCTGGCCGAGAGCGTCCAGAAGGGGAAATCGCTTCTGGACGGCAAGCTGGGGCAACAGCTCTTTTCGCCGCTGCTCAGGATTCGCGACGACGGCACCCTGGCCGGGGGGATGGCTACCGCTCCGTTTGACGGCGAGGGGGTGCCGTGCCGCGACAACGTGGTCGTGGAGGAGGGGAGACTGCTGAGATTCCTCTACGACAGCTACTGCGGCTGCAAGGACGGCTGCGCATCGACCGGCAATGCGGTTCGCGGCGGGGCAAAGGGGCTGCCCCACATGGGGGTGACCAATTTCTTTATCGAGAATGGCACCACCCCTGCGGCGCAGCTGCTGGCAGGGATCAACAGAGGCATTCTCCTCACCGACGTGATCGGCATGCATACGGCCAATGCGATCTCCGGGGATTTCTCGGTCGGTGCTGCCGGGTTTCTCATCGAAAACGGCGTGGTGACGGTTCCGGTCAAGGGGATCGCCATCTCCGGCAACATCCAGGAACTGTTCAGGGCTGTCGAGGGGGTGGGGGACGATCTCCGCTTCTTCGGCACCGTTGCGTCCCCCTCCCTGTTGCTGGGCGCCCTCGACGTGAGTGGCGCATAG
- a CDS encoding CusA/CzcA family heavy metal efflux RND transporter gives MIDRVIEFCAHNRFLVLIIAVIAAVWGWWSLRHLPMDAIPDLSDTQVIIYSRWDRSPDIIEDQVTYPVVSAMLGAPKVKTVRGFSDFGYSFVYVIFEEGTDIYWARSRTQEYLSAVLPRLPQGVRTELGPDATGLGWVYQYALVDTTGTKSLADIRSYQDWYLRYYLKAVPGVAEVAPIGGYARQYQVNVDPNRLQLYGISINRVAEAVRTGNSETGGRLLEFGGTEYMVRGRGYARTLEDFGNIVVSVNEGGGTPIRVKDLGSVTIGPDIRRGVADLNGTGDVVSGIVVMRQGENALTVIDRVKARIREIEPGLPAGMKIVPVYDRSELIRRSIDTLTSTLLEVIITVVLVVFVFLWHPPSALIPAITIPFAVLISFIPLRLMGVNANIMSLGGIAIAIGALVDAAIVVVEQTHKKLEAWELRGRVGDQRSIVLSAIKEVGGPSFFALLVIAVSFLPIFSLEAQEGRLFKPLAYTKTLAMVVAAFLTITLDPALRVMLTHTRQFSFKPRPLSRLLNLFTAAPFKPEQEHPLSRLLIRAYEPVAAWALRKKWVILGGALLSIVAVTPLALRLGSEFMPPLDEGSLLYMPTTMPGISVGEAQKLLQVTDRIIRQFPEVDQVLGKAGRAETSTDPAPLSMLETVITLKPKEQWRSVDTWYSAWAPEWLKVVLRRITPDRISTAALIEQMNEALKLPGLSNAWTMPIKGRIDMLTTGIRTPLGLKISGANLLEMEEIGSQVEATLRTVRGTRSVFAERTGGGYFLDITWNREELARYGLSMDEAQGVVQSAIGGDNVTTAFQGRERYSVNVRYQRDFRADLNGLKKVLVPVEGGKRQVPLGELAEVSVTSGPSMIRNEDGLLTGYVYIDLADRDPQGYIDEATPLLKKIELPPGYAVTWSGQYEAMERVKERLTMVVPITLLLIVGLLYLNTRSAVKTAIVMLAVPFSAVGAVLLLWLLGYHLSVGVWVGLIALLGVDAETGVFMLLYLDLAYEEARKSGRLQTRAQLREAIIEGAVKRIRPKFMTTATMFLGLVPIMWATGTGADVMKHIAAPLIGGIFTSFLLELLVYPVIYELWKGRALRTTPPEGLSPVQTAP, from the coding sequence ATGATTGATCGCGTCATCGAGTTCTGCGCCCATAACCGCTTTCTTGTCCTGATCATCGCGGTCATCGCGGCGGTCTGGGGCTGGTGGTCGCTACGCCATCTCCCGATGGACGCCATTCCCGATCTCTCCGACACCCAGGTGATCATCTATTCACGCTGGGATCGCAGCCCCGATATCATCGAGGACCAGGTCACCTATCCCGTTGTCTCGGCCATGCTCGGCGCCCCCAAAGTAAAGACTGTCCGGGGCTTCTCCGACTTCGGCTATTCCTTTGTCTATGTCATCTTCGAGGAGGGGACCGATATCTACTGGGCCCGTTCGCGGACCCAGGAGTATCTCTCCGCCGTCCTTCCCCGCCTGCCACAGGGGGTACGGACCGAACTCGGTCCCGATGCTACCGGGCTGGGCTGGGTCTACCAGTACGCCCTGGTCGACACTACCGGCACGAAAAGCTTGGCCGATATCCGCTCCTATCAGGACTGGTATCTCCGCTACTACCTGAAGGCGGTGCCGGGGGTGGCCGAGGTGGCCCCCATCGGTGGCTATGCCCGGCAGTACCAGGTGAACGTGGACCCCAACCGGCTCCAGCTGTACGGCATCTCCATCAACCGGGTGGCAGAGGCGGTACGGACCGGCAACAGCGAGACAGGCGGCAGGCTCCTGGAATTCGGCGGCACCGAATACATGGTGCGCGGCCGGGGGTATGCCCGGACCCTGGAGGATTTCGGCAATATCGTCGTCTCGGTGAACGAAGGGGGTGGCACGCCGATCCGGGTGAAGGACCTGGGCAGCGTCACCATCGGCCCCGACATTCGCCGCGGCGTGGCCGACCTGAACGGCACCGGCGACGTGGTTTCGGGAATCGTGGTCATGCGCCAGGGGGAAAACGCCCTTACGGTGATCGACCGGGTCAAAGCGCGCATCCGGGAGATCGAGCCGGGGCTGCCCGCCGGCATGAAGATCGTGCCGGTCTACGACCGCTCCGAGCTGATCCGGCGCTCCATCGATACCCTCACCTCGACCCTGCTGGAGGTGATCATCACGGTGGTGCTGGTGGTGTTCGTCTTCCTCTGGCATCCTCCCAGCGCCCTGATCCCGGCCATCACCATCCCCTTTGCCGTGTTGATCTCCTTCATCCCGCTGCGGCTGATGGGGGTCAATGCCAACATCATGTCGCTGGGGGGCATCGCCATCGCCATCGGCGCCCTGGTGGATGCCGCCATCGTGGTGGTGGAGCAGACCCACAAGAAGCTGGAAGCCTGGGAGCTGCGGGGACGGGTGGGAGACCAGCGCTCCATCGTCCTCTCCGCCATCAAGGAGGTGGGAGGGCCCAGCTTCTTCGCCCTGCTGGTGATCGCCGTCTCCTTCCTGCCGATCTTCTCCCTGGAGGCCCAGGAAGGGCGGCTCTTCAAGCCGCTGGCCTATACCAAGACCCTCGCCATGGTGGTAGCCGCGTTTCTGACCATCACCCTCGATCCGGCGCTGCGGGTCATGCTGACCCATACCCGTCAATTCTCCTTCAAGCCCCGGCCATTGAGCCGCCTGCTCAATCTCTTCACCGCCGCCCCTTTCAAGCCCGAACAGGAACATCCGCTCAGCCGGCTCCTGATCCGCGCCTACGAGCCAGTCGCGGCCTGGGCCCTGCGAAAGAAATGGGTGATCCTGGGGGGAGCGCTGCTCAGCATCGTCGCCGTCACCCCGCTTGCCCTACGGCTCGGCTCGGAGTTCATGCCCCCACTGGACGAGGGGAGCCTGCTCTACATGCCGACCACCATGCCGGGGATCTCGGTGGGAGAGGCGCAGAAACTGCTGCAGGTGACCGACCGGATCATCAGGCAGTTCCCCGAGGTGGACCAGGTGCTGGGAAAGGCGGGTCGGGCCGAGACCTCCACCGATCCTGCCCCCCTTTCCATGCTGGAAACGGTGATCACCCTGAAGCCGAAGGAGCAGTGGCGCAGCGTGGACACCTGGTATTCGGCCTGGGCGCCGGAGTGGCTGAAGGTGGTCCTGCGCCGGATCACCCCGGACCGGATCTCAACGGCCGCGCTGATCGAGCAGATGAACGAGGCGCTGAAACTCCCCGGCCTCTCCAATGCCTGGACCATGCCGATCAAGGGGCGCATCGACATGCTCACCACCGGCATCCGCACCCCGCTGGGGCTGAAGATCAGCGGCGCAAACCTCCTGGAGATGGAGGAAATCGGCAGCCAGGTCGAGGCAACGCTCCGCACGGTGCGGGGCACCCGCAGCGTCTTTGCCGAACGGACCGGCGGCGGCTATTTCCTGGACATCACCTGGAACCGTGAGGAGCTGGCCCGCTACGGTCTCTCCATGGATGAGGCCCAGGGGGTAGTGCAGAGCGCCATCGGCGGCGACAACGTCACCACGGCCTTTCAGGGGCGGGAGCGATACTCGGTCAATGTGCGCTATCAGAGGGATTTCCGCGCCGACCTGAATGGCCTGAAGAAGGTGCTGGTACCGGTGGAAGGGGGAAAGCGGCAGGTACCGCTGGGTGAACTGGCCGAGGTGAGCGTCACGAGCGGCCCCTCCATGATCCGCAACGAAGATGGCCTGCTGACCGGCTATGTCTACATCGACCTGGCGGACCGCGATCCGCAGGGGTATATCGACGAGGCGACCCCGCTGTTGAAGAAGATCGAGCTGCCGCCGGGGTATGCGGTGACCTGGAGCGGCCAGTACGAGGCGATGGAGCGGGTGAAAGAGCGTCTGACCATGGTGGTGCCGATAACGCTCCTGCTCATCGTCGGGCTGCTCTACCTGAACACCCGCTCGGCAGTGAAGACGGCCATCGTCATGCTGGCGGTCCCGTTCTCGGCGGTGGGGGCCGTCCTCCTCCTCTGGCTCCTCGGCTATCACCTGAGCGTCGGGGTCTGGGTCGGCCTGATCGCCCTGCTCGGCGTCGATGCCGAGACCGGGGTCTTCATGCTGCTCTACCTGGACCTTGCCTACGAAGAAGCCCGCAAGAGCGGGAGACTGCAAACCCGCGCCCAGCTTCGCGAGGCGATCATCGAAGGGGCAGTGAAACGGATCAGGCCCAAATTCATGACCACCGCCACCATGTTCCTCGGCCTGGTGCCGATCATGTGGGCCACTGGAACCGGAGCCGACGTGATGAAGCATATCGCGGCGCCGCTCATCGGCGGCATCTTCACCTCGTTCCTGCTGGAACTGCTGGTCTATCCCGTGATCTACGAACTCTGGAAAGGCCGTGCGCTACGCACCACCCCCCCTGAGGGGCTGTCGCCGGTCCAAACCGCGCCATAA
- a CDS encoding redoxin domain-containing protein: MHLNRPIARSSFLMLAAAMLLTAAGPLTLAGSALAAERATVRVGSPPPSLSLPDLSGRTHSLPQEGAGSPMVIHFWNTACHFCLDEMPAMDALYRSNSRKGLKIFAVNVGDSREQAKEFIEQTGVSYPVLLDKNRAVWVRFGLTGLPATFFIDRSGTIKHKLLGAASRETLTRYIQNLF, encoded by the coding sequence ATGCACCTGAACCGACCCATCGCCCGTTCCAGCTTCCTGATGCTCGCAGCAGCCATGCTGCTGACCGCTGCCGGCCCGCTCACCCTGGCCGGCAGCGCCCTTGCCGCCGAAAGGGCGACCGTCAGGGTCGGGTCGCCCCCCCCTTCCCTCTCGCTCCCAGACCTCTCCGGCAGGACGCACAGCCTCCCTCAGGAGGGCGCCGGCTCTCCGATGGTGATCCATTTCTGGAACACCGCCTGCCATTTCTGCCTGGACGAGATGCCGGCCATGGATGCACTCTATCGGAGCAACAGCCGCAAGGGGCTGAAGATCTTTGCCGTCAATGTGGGGGATTCGCGTGAACAGGCGAAGGAGTTCATCGAGCAGACGGGTGTCTCCTACCCGGTGCTTCTGGACAAAAACCGCGCGGTCTGGGTCAGGTTCGGCCTGACCGGCCTGCCGGCAACCTTTTTCATCGACAGAAGCGGCACCATCAAACACAAGCTGTTAGGTGCCGCCAGCCGCGAGACTCTTACCCGCTACATCCAGAATCTTTTCTGA
- a CDS encoding ATP-binding cassette domain-containing protein — translation MIEVVEVTKVFNQGKSNEFKALREVSLQVRLGEVTVLKGPSGSGKTTLLSLLGCMARPTAGRIFLSGREITSLPERFLTGIRRTTFGFIFQQFNLIKGLSVLDNVMAPAYPTDERFAALNRRALDTLALFDLQQKADARIEWLSGGEAQRVAIARALINNPTIVVADEPTAHLDTRLSHEFMAIMGRLRDEGKTILMASHDPIVYEAQLVDRIIEMRDGRVTDPRP, via the coding sequence ATGATAGAGGTGGTCGAGGTTACCAAGGTCTTCAATCAGGGCAAGTCCAATGAATTCAAGGCGTTGCGGGAGGTTTCGCTGCAGGTGCGGCTGGGGGAAGTGACGGTGCTCAAGGGGCCGAGCGGCTCGGGCAAGACCACCCTGCTCAGCCTGCTCGGCTGCATGGCGCGTCCCACGGCCGGCCGCATCTTCCTTTCGGGCCGGGAGATCACCTCGCTGCCGGAGCGGTTCCTCACTGGCATCCGGCGGACCACCTTCGGCTTCATCTTCCAGCAGTTCAACCTGATCAAGGGGCTCTCGGTGCTGGACAACGTCATGGCACCGGCCTATCCCACCGACGAGCGGTTTGCGGCCCTCAACCGGCGCGCCCTCGACACCCTGGCCCTGTTCGACCTGCAGCAGAAGGCGGATGCCCGCATCGAGTGGCTTTCGGGGGGGGAGGCGCAGCGGGTCGCCATCGCCAGGGCGCTCATCAACAACCCGACCATTGTCGTTGCCGACGAGCCGACCGCCCACCTGGACACCAGGCTCTCCCACGAGTTCATGGCGATCATGGGGCGGCTCCGGGACGAGGGGAAGACCATCCTGATGGCGAGCCACGATCCGATCGTCTACGAGGCACAGCTGGTGGACCGGATCATCGAGATGCGCGACGGCCGGGTGACCGATCCCCGGCCCTGA
- a CDS encoding nitrous oxide reductase accessory protein NosL, giving the protein MPYLLTILCVVLVASLGWATPAKGPKKPAGADKCPVCGMFVAKFPDFAAQIQYNDGSTVFFDGAKDMFKYLQKPAEYRKVKQGVNMTGLFVTDYYSLVPVDGISAWYVSGSDVYGPMGRELVPFAREKDAREFMKDHKGKRLLRFREVTPQVVKDLD; this is encoded by the coding sequence ATCCCCTATCTTCTGACCATTTTGTGCGTGGTCCTGGTGGCGTCCCTGGGCTGGGCCACCCCGGCCAAAGGGCCGAAGAAGCCGGCCGGAGCCGATAAGTGCCCGGTCTGCGGGATGTTCGTAGCGAAATTCCCCGATTTTGCCGCCCAGATCCAGTACAACGACGGCAGCACGGTCTTTTTCGACGGGGCGAAGGACATGTTCAAATACCTGCAGAAACCGGCGGAATATCGCAAGGTTAAGCAGGGGGTGAACATGACGGGGTTGTTTGTCACCGACTACTACAGCCTTGTCCCGGTGGACGGCATTAGTGCCTGGTATGTTTCCGGCAGCGACGTCTACGGTCCCATGGGGCGTGAACTCGTCCCCTTTGCCAGGGAAAAGGATGCCCGCGAATTCATGAAGGATCACAAGGGGAAGCGTCTCCTCCGTTTCAGGGAGGTCACGCCCCAGGTGGTGAAGGATCTGGATTGA
- a CDS encoding NosL family protein, with product MKRMMMLVLLLGLVAFGAGAAWAATVEPPADCVHCGMNRTTFSHSRMLIEYADGTSVGTCSINCVAVDLAANPGKKVKAVKVADYNTKELIDAKTATWVMGGSKKGVMTMEPKWAFAAKADAEKFVKEFGGTIVTYDAALKAASKSPKQGKKKPVMMPHGHEEMHH from the coding sequence ATGAAACGGATGATGATGCTGGTGTTACTGCTGGGACTCGTTGCCTTTGGTGCAGGCGCTGCCTGGGCAGCTACCGTCGAACCGCCTGCCGACTGCGTTCACTGCGGCATGAATCGCACCACGTTCAGTCACAGCCGGATGCTCATCGAGTATGCCGACGGCACCAGTGTCGGGACCTGCAGCATCAACTGCGTCGCAGTCGACCTGGCCGCAAACCCCGGCAAGAAGGTGAAGGCGGTTAAAGTAGCGGATTACAACACCAAGGAACTCATCGACGCCAAGACCGCTACCTGGGTCATGGGGGGGAGCAAGAAGGGTGTCATGACCATGGAGCCCAAGTGGGCATTTGCCGCCAAGGCCGATGCGGAGAAGTTCGTCAAGGAGTTCGGCGGCACCATCGTTACCTATGACGCAGCGCTCAAGGCCGCGTCCAAGTCTCCCAAGCAGGGGAAAAAGAAGCCCGTCATGATGCCGCACGGGCATGAAGAGATGCACCATTGA
- a CDS encoding FtsX-like permease family protein, which yields MIERQRHIIDFTLAALVRRKGKNGALLCVYILVVFLLASVMFFAHALRHEARLILRDAPEIIVQRTLTGRLQPIPLAYAEKIAAIRGVMSVTPRLWGYYYDGNFGANYTLMVPDHDAPAPGEIAIGSGIARMRNLFANDAVSFTGFDGQLLSYQVARVLDEPSQLLTADLILMSEADYRALSGIPAGFATDLALTVRNQNEFTTIAEKIVRLLPDCRPIVRTEIERTYDAVFSWRSGLLLVIFAAGGLAFIIFAWDKASGLSAEERKEIGILKAIGWETSDILLMKFWEGQVISLTAFLVGTILAYLHVFHASSALFLPVLKGWSTLYPEFRLIPYIDLGQLATLFLFTVLPYTVATIIPSWQAATVDPDAVMRS from the coding sequence GTGATTGAACGACAGCGACATATCATCGATTTCACCCTGGCGGCGCTTGTGCGGCGCAAGGGGAAGAACGGCGCCCTGCTCTGCGTCTATATCCTGGTTGTCTTCCTCCTGGCGTCGGTGATGTTTTTCGCCCATGCACTCCGTCACGAGGCCCGGCTGATCCTACGCGACGCCCCGGAGATCATTGTCCAGCGCACGCTTACCGGTCGCCTGCAGCCGATTCCCCTTGCCTATGCCGAAAAGATCGCCGCTATCCGCGGTGTGATGTCGGTAACGCCGCGGCTCTGGGGGTACTACTATGATGGGAACTTCGGGGCCAACTATACCCTCATGGTCCCGGACCACGATGCCCCGGCACCGGGAGAGATCGCCATCGGCAGCGGCATTGCGCGGATGCGCAACCTCTTTGCGAACGATGCCGTAAGCTTCACCGGTTTTGACGGACAGCTCCTGAGCTACCAGGTGGCCAGGGTCCTCGACGAGCCGTCCCAGCTCCTCACGGCAGACCTGATCCTCATGTCCGAGGCGGACTATCGCGCCCTGTCCGGTATTCCCGCCGGCTTTGCCACCGATCTGGCCCTGACGGTGCGCAATCAGAACGAATTCACCACTATCGCGGAAAAGATCGTCCGGCTTCTGCCCGACTGCCGCCCCATCGTCCGGACCGAGATCGAGCGGACCTACGATGCGGTCTTCAGCTGGCGTTCCGGGCTGCTGCTGGTGATCTTCGCCGCCGGGGGGCTGGCCTTCATCATCTTTGCCTGGGACAAGGCAAGCGGCCTCTCTGCCGAGGAGCGCAAGGAGATCGGCATCCTCAAGGCGATCGGCTGGGAGACCTCGGACATTCTGCTGATGAAATTCTGGGAGGGGCAGGTCATCTCCCTGACCGCCTTCCTGGTCGGGACCATCCTGGCGTACCTCCACGTCTTCCATGCCTCCTCGGCCCTGTTTCTGCCGGTCCTCAAGGGGTGGTCCACGCTCTATCCCGAGTTCCGCCTCATCCCGTACATCGACTTGGGCCAGCTGGCGACCCTGTTCCTGTTCACCGTGCTCCCCTACACGGTGGCGACCATCATCCCCTCGTGGCAGGCGGCAACCGTCGACCCCGATGCGGTCATGCGCTCGTGA